The following are encoded together in the Oncorhynchus nerka isolate Pitt River linkage group LG23, Oner_Uvic_2.0, whole genome shotgun sequence genome:
- the irf2bp2a gene encoding interferon regulatory factor 2-binding protein 2-A, whose amino-acid sequence MSSATVAASRRQSCYLCDLPRMPWAMIWDFTESICRGCVNYEGADRIEFVIETARQLKRAHGLQEGRSPGPAKQQQLSGKEIHANHHGSGGDNGSRPPQPLDRYPLSTSDRPPRLGPEYQSGRQANGIPVPNGFPKPDDPPELNRQSPNPRRNNTVPPNLVPLVNGNMSSVHAVNGRPMGHPGSGLMAGSPNGHGGKRPASFSSIEQHEKDKHRPDSLTPEIENHKQRTDDWMNKGKTVRDLMALHTFDNRFKKDPAAMQQRVMGYEQQQNAAASKSDRGKHPRTMKRKASPEPEGEREGTAAKHNGEDRQQWLPGPPSDRDGHKMPPGPPPSFSSVPTISPHSRTTPPEAAQNGQSPMAALILAADNAGGGGNSSPKDGNQVHSTTRRNSSSPLSPSSMNQNRRLGQGRDGTGGAGTTHVSGGGVDQGHGPQSIPDPSVPGSVPLCCTLCHERLEDTHFVQCPSVPSHKFCFPCSRQSIKQQGATGEVYCPSGEKCPLVGSNVPWAFMQGEIATILAGDVKVKKERDT is encoded by the exons ATGTCGTCCGCGACGGTAGCTGCTTCAAGAAGGCAGTCTTGTTATTTATGCGACCTGCCCCGCATGCCCTGGGCTATGATCTGGGATTTTACCGAGTCCATCTGCAGGGGATGTGTCAACTACGAAGGAGCGGACCGGATCGAGTTTGTGATTGAGACAGCCCGGCAGCTGAAGCGGGCTCACGGTTTACAGGAGGGGAGATCTCCGGGGCCCGCTAAACAGCAGCAGCTCTCGGGGAAAGAAATCCATGCTAATCACCACGGGTCTGGAGGAGACAACGGTTCCCGACCACCTCAGCCCCTTGACCGCTACCCCCTCTCCACCTCGGACCGTCCTCCGCGGCTGGGGCCGGAGTACCAGTCTGGGAGACAGGCTAACGGCATTCCGGTACCTAATGGATTTCCTAAACCGGACGATCCACCAGAGCTTAACCGGCAGAGCCCAAACCCGCGCAGGAATAACACGGTTCCTCCTAATCTAGTGCCTTTGGTGAACGGGAACATGTCCTCCGTGCACGCCGTTAACGGCCGACCGATGGGGCACCCGGGGTCAGGTTTGATGGCTGGTAGCCCCAACGGGCACGGCGGTAAGCGCCCGGCCTCGTTCTCCAGCATCGAGCAACACGAGAAGGATAAGCACAGACCGGACAGCCTGACGCCGGAGATAGAGAACCACAAACAAAGGACAGATGACTGGATGAACAAGGGGAAAACGGTCAGGGACTTGATGGCTCTCCATACCTTCGACAACAGGTTCAAGAAGGATCCTGCCGCCATGCAACAGAGGGTGATGGGCTATGAGCAACAACAGAACGCCGCAGCTTCTAAATCAG ACAGGGGAAAACACCCGCGGACTATGAAGAGGAAAGCATCGCCTGAaccggagggagagagagagggaaccgcCGCCAAGCATAACGGAGAGGACAGACAGCAGTGGTTACCGGGTCCACCATCTGACCGTGACGGACATAAAATGCCCCCGGGACCACCACCAAGCTTCTCCTCCGTCCCCACCATATCCCCCCACTCACGCACCACCCCACCGGAAGCTGCGCAGAACGGCCAGTCCCCCATGGCGGCGCTGATCCTCGCGGCAGACAACGCCGGTGGTGGCGGGAACAGCTCGCCCAAAGACGGGAACCAGGTCCACTCCACCACGCGGCGCAACAGCAGCAGCCCGCTCTCGCCCTCCTCCATGAACCAGAACCGGCGGCttggacaggggagagatggtacTGGTGGCGCGGGGACAACCCACGTGTCAGGAGGAGGCGTGGACCAAGGGCACGGACCTCAAAGTATTCCGGACCCGTCAGTACCCGGGAGCGTACCCCTCTGCTGCACGCTCTGTCACGAGAGGTTAGAGGACACACACTTTGTTCAGTGTCCGTCGGTTCCCTCGCACAAGTTCTGCTTCCCGTGTTCGCGGCAGAGCATCAAACAACAAGGAGCCACCGGGGAGGTGTACTGTCCCAGCGGGGAGAAGTGCCCGTTGGTCGGCTCTAACGTACCGTGGGCTTTCATGCAAGGAGAAATCGCTACCATCCTCGCAGGGGACGTCAAAGTAAAAAAAGAGAGGGATACTTGA